A window of the Paenibacillus woosongensis genome harbors these coding sequences:
- a CDS encoding siderophore ABC transporter substrate-binding protein, with product MNKKLSLLVMSLFLVFVLAACGANKGNTAGNAGNAPETSAPAAEAPADNEELSITHQLGTTTLKKNPGSIAVFDYGTLESLDKLGVEVTGVPQSNLPPHLKKYEDSKYTNVGTLKEPDFEKLNAMKPGVIFISGRTGEAYDELSQIAPTIYLGVDNSKYLESMKENLDILGQIFGKEAEVGQEWGAIEDSVKAINEQAAASEGKGLVILTTGGKVSAYGPGSRFGIIHDEFGIAPADDTIEVSTHGQSISFEFVAEKNPDYLFVIDRDAVVSEGGQEAEPASKLVENDLVKKTNAYKNGKIIYLDASYWYLSGGGLISVPEMAKEVQEGIK from the coding sequence GTGAACAAGAAATTATCCTTACTGGTTATGTCTTTGTTTTTAGTATTCGTACTGGCAGCTTGTGGCGCGAATAAAGGAAATACTGCGGGGAATGCCGGCAATGCGCCTGAAACATCGGCTCCTGCGGCGGAAGCTCCCGCCGATAATGAAGAGCTGTCGATTACACATCAGCTTGGAACGACAACGCTGAAGAAGAATCCGGGCAGTATCGCTGTGTTCGACTACGGTACGCTGGAATCACTCGACAAGCTGGGTGTAGAAGTGACAGGAGTGCCGCAATCCAATCTGCCGCCTCACCTGAAGAAATATGAAGACTCCAAATATACCAATGTCGGCACGCTGAAAGAGCCGGATTTCGAGAAGCTGAATGCGATGAAGCCGGGAGTGATCTTTATTTCCGGGCGTACGGGGGAAGCCTACGATGAATTGAGTCAAATTGCTCCAACGATTTATTTGGGCGTAGACAATTCAAAGTATTTGGAATCCATGAAGGAGAACCTGGATATCCTGGGACAAATATTCGGCAAAGAAGCTGAAGTGGGTCAGGAATGGGGAGCCATCGAGGATTCCGTTAAGGCCATCAACGAGCAAGCGGCTGCAAGTGAAGGCAAGGGACTTGTTATTTTGACGACGGGTGGCAAAGTGAGCGCGTATGGCCCGGGCTCCCGCTTCGGCATTATTCACGATGAGTTCGGCATCGCGCCTGCAGACGATACGATTGAAGTATCTACGCATGGACAAAGCATCTCTTTCGAGTTTGTAGCGGAGAAGAATCCGGACTATCTGTTCGTCATTGATCGCGACGCTGTAGTTAGCGAAGGAGGCCAGGAGGCAGAGCCGGCATCCAAGCTGGTGGAGAACGATCTGGTGAAGAAAACAAATGCCTACAAGAACGGCAAAATCATCTATCTTGATGCCAGCTACTGGTACCTGTCCGGCGGCGGGTTGATCTCCGTACCGGAAATGGCCAAAGAAGTGCAAGAAGGCATCAAATAG
- a CDS encoding iron ABC transporter ATP-binding protein gives MVKVRGVSKKYGGKKVVDNVSVDIAPGKITSFIGPNGAGKSTLMSMISRLITKDEGEVVIDGQEIGSWKSNELAKKISILKQSNHINIRLTVKDLVSFGRFPYSQGKLTKEDVKYVDEAIAYMDLEPMRDKYLDELSGGQKQRAFIAMVIAQNTEYVLLDEPLNNLDMKHSVQIMKVLRRLVDELGKTVVLVIHDINFASCYSDYIVALKDGRIVKEGTTDEIMDQDVLREVYDMDIPIETIGGNKICVYFT, from the coding sequence GTGGTAAAGGTCAGGGGAGTATCAAAGAAATACGGCGGCAAAAAGGTGGTCGACAACGTATCCGTCGACATCGCCCCAGGGAAAATCACTTCGTTTATCGGCCCGAACGGAGCCGGCAAGAGCACGCTGATGTCGATGATCAGCCGGTTAATTACGAAGGATGAGGGTGAGGTCGTCATCGACGGCCAGGAAATCGGCAGCTGGAAAAGCAATGAGCTGGCGAAGAAAATTTCGATTTTGAAGCAATCGAACCATATCAACATTCGGCTTACGGTCAAGGATTTGGTCAGCTTCGGACGGTTCCCTTATTCGCAAGGGAAGCTGACGAAGGAGGACGTGAAATACGTCGATGAGGCTATAGCCTACATGGATCTTGAACCGATGAGAGACAAATACCTGGATGAGCTCAGCGGCGGTCAGAAGCAGCGGGCGTTCATCGCCATGGTTATCGCCCAGAATACCGAATACGTTCTGCTGGACGAACCGCTCAATAATTTGGACATGAAGCATTCCGTGCAGATCATGAAGGTGCTGCGCCGGCTCGTGGATGAACTGGGCAAGACGGTTGTGCTTGTGATCCATGATATCAACTTTGCGTCCTGTTATTCGGATTATATCGTGGCTCTGAAGGACGGAAGAATCGTCAAAGAGGGGACGACCGACGAAATCATGGATCAAGATGTGCTTAGGGAAGTATATGACATGGACATTCCGATCGAAACGATCGGGGGCAATAAGATTTGCGTCTATTTCACATAA
- a CDS encoding iron chelate uptake ABC transporter family permease subunit: protein MSIRTKIAALAILAIVLAVLFMTIDAGGHWDYILPKRGKKLIAILLTGTAIAFSTVVFQTITNNRILTPSIIGLDSLYMLLQTIIVFVFGSTALTLMSKNMQFVLAVGFMVLFALLLYQMLFRREGRNIYYLLLIGLIFGTFFSSLSSFMQKLIDPNEFLIVKDKMFASFNNINSDILLIALAGVFLTGIYFARFNKYLDVLALGRDHAVNLGISYDDVVKRMLIVVAILISISTALVGPITFLGLLVANVAYQFLNTYRHRQLIAGASLISIIALVGGQLVVERVFTFSTSLSVIINFIGGVYFIYLLLKENKSW, encoded by the coding sequence ATGAGCATTAGAACAAAAATAGCAGCCTTGGCCATTCTCGCAATCGTGCTTGCCGTGTTGTTCATGACGATTGATGCAGGAGGCCATTGGGACTATATCCTCCCTAAACGAGGCAAGAAGCTGATCGCCATCCTCCTCACAGGAACGGCCATAGCGTTTTCCACCGTTGTGTTCCAGACGATTACGAACAACCGCATCCTTACGCCGAGCATTATCGGCCTGGATTCATTGTATATGCTCCTGCAGACCATTATCGTGTTTGTATTCGGCTCTACGGCGCTGACGCTGATGAGCAAGAACATGCAGTTCGTTCTGGCGGTAGGATTCATGGTGCTGTTCGCGCTGCTCTTGTACCAGATGCTCTTCCGAAGGGAAGGCCGGAACATTTATTATTTGCTGCTGATCGGTTTGATCTTTGGCACGTTTTTCTCCAGCTTGTCGTCTTTTATGCAGAAGCTGATTGATCCTAACGAATTTTTGATCGTTAAGGATAAAATGTTCGCCAGCTTCAACAACATCAATTCGGACATTTTACTGATCGCTTTGGCTGGAGTGTTCCTGACCGGGATTTATTTTGCCAGATTCAATAAATATCTGGACGTTCTGGCCTTGGGCCGGGATCACGCCGTCAACTTGGGAATCAGCTACGATGATGTTGTGAAGCGGATGCTGATTGTTGTGGCGATTCTCATCTCCATTTCGACGGCGCTGGTTGGACCGATTACCTTCCTTGGGCTGCTCGTGGCCAACGTGGCGTATCAATTTCTGAACACTTACCGTCACAGGCAGTTGATTGCCGGGGCATCCTTAATTAGCATTATCGCCCTTGTCGGTGGGCAGCTGGTTGTGGAAAGAGTGTTTACTTTCTCCACCTCACTAAGCGTCATCATTAACTTTATTGGTGGGGTGTACTTTATCTATCTACTGCTGAAGGAGAACAAATCGTGGTAA
- a CDS encoding ABC transporter permease: MKKTYLITALIVLSVVSLLIGAKTTSLMDLLRLDPEQWEIMRISRFPRLISIIIAGVSMSIVGLIMQQLTRNKFVSPTTAGTMDSAGFGIMVSMLLFSSAGPLGKIAVAFVFAMLGTLIFMKILDKVKYKDSIFIPLVGLMFGGIVSSATTFFAYKYDLIQSMNAWLFGDFSMVMQGRYELLYISVPLVAAAYFYANKFTVAGMGEEFSVNLGLNYKQVVNIGLFIVALVTSVVVLTVGSIPFIGLIVPNLVTIFQGDNLKKNLSGTALLGAVFVLACDILGRVIIYPYEVPIGLTVGVIGSGVFLYLLMRRKTYEH; this comes from the coding sequence ATGAAGAAGACATATCTGATAACAGCGCTAATCGTATTATCCGTCGTTTCGCTCTTGATCGGAGCCAAGACGACTTCATTGATGGACTTGCTTCGCCTAGATCCGGAACAGTGGGAAATCATGCGAATTAGCCGGTTTCCTAGACTGATCAGCATTATTATCGCCGGGGTAAGCATGAGCATCGTCGGTTTAATTATGCAGCAGCTGACGCGCAACAAGTTCGTCTCGCCTACGACGGCGGGAACAATGGATTCCGCAGGGTTCGGCATCATGGTATCGATGCTTCTGTTCTCTTCTGCGGGACCGCTTGGCAAAATCGCTGTTGCCTTCGTGTTTGCGATGCTTGGTACCCTCATTTTCATGAAAATACTCGACAAAGTGAAATACAAGGATTCGATCTTCATTCCGCTGGTCGGGTTGATGTTCGGCGGAATTGTCAGCTCGGCGACGACATTTTTCGCATACAAGTATGATCTGATTCAGAGCATGAATGCATGGCTGTTTGGTGATTTCTCCATGGTCATGCAGGGACGGTACGAGCTTCTTTACATAAGCGTCCCTCTTGTAGCCGCGGCTTATTTTTATGCGAATAAATTTACGGTTGCGGGCATGGGCGAAGAGTTCTCCGTCAATCTTGGCCTGAATTATAAGCAGGTCGTCAATATAGGGCTCTTTATCGTGGCGCTGGTCACCTCGGTTGTTGTGCTGACGGTAGGTTCGATTCCTTTCATCGGCCTCATCGTGCCGAATCTGGTGACGATCTTCCAAGGGGACAACCTGAAGAAGAACCTGTCGGGTACGGCGCTGCTAGGAGCTGTATTCGTTCTGGCGTGCGACATTCTGGGAAGGGTCATCATTTACCCGTATGAGGTGCCCATCGGCCTGACCGTGGGTGTTATCGGCAGCGGCGTTTTCCTGTACTTGCTAATGAGGAGAAAGACATATGAGCATTAG
- a CDS encoding Gfo/Idh/MocA family oxidoreductase, with the protein MAVGILEFADGLALTFDCGMWTEHRQLLEIVGSEGRIDIPHAFTVGDEEDASYTVTIRGQSRLEGREDKTDPYAMEVDDLAKAVFGIQPQRFTPEDAVQGMRVLEAALASAREHRRISLK; encoded by the coding sequence ATGGCTGTGGGCATATTGGAATTTGCCGATGGCCTGGCGCTGACCTTTGATTGCGGTATGTGGACGGAGCATCGCCAGCTGCTGGAAATTGTGGGCAGCGAAGGGCGCATTGACATCCCGCATGCTTTTACGGTCGGAGATGAGGAGGATGCTTCCTATACAGTAACGATCCGCGGCCAGAGCCGGCTGGAAGGTCGTGAAGACAAGACTGATCCTTACGCTATGGAGGTCGATGATCTGGCCAAGGCCGTATTCGGAATACAGCCGCAGCGCTTCACGCCTGAGGATGCTGTTCAAGGCATGCGCGTCCTGGAAGCGGCGCTGGCATCGGCGCGCGAGCATCGCCGGATCAGTTTGAAATAG
- a CDS encoding DUF4023 domain-containing protein, with the protein MDSTHEFVEKLHDKQEKDRRNKENHGKGNPAGQLPTKQHGTQK; encoded by the coding sequence ATGGACAGTACGCATGAATTCGTGGAAAAACTGCATGACAAGCAGGAGAAGGATCGCCGCAACAAAGAGAACCATGGCAAAGGCAATCCTGCGGGCCAACTGCCTACCAAGCAGCACGGCACGCAAAAATAA
- a CDS encoding DUF6081 family protein: protein MDKQRVIGDFHTILNEGQVWKIGGFPLPDGTFWEYREPDAVVIVRNGILYVRAPLSRKHDHVQILDNAKHMYYSVEEFAVPENGEISFELDIRARTQNTVPGDLYDGYVSLNLLDFTTGAALDFFAGNDKYASVYAVLPFPGVEVPPSDKTRFFCVFKEDTDFKAREFNNYKITYNRAEDEVTFYVNGNEIRREKNVPVKFNKFTIALGIMTEKDLTPEGSVSVHGQTVIGEYSPVKVTIKE, encoded by the coding sequence GTGGACAAGCAACGGGTGATTGGCGACTTTCATACGATACTGAATGAAGGACAGGTGTGGAAAATCGGCGGGTTCCCCCTGCCGGACGGCACGTTCTGGGAATACCGCGAGCCGGACGCGGTCGTCATTGTGCGCAATGGCATACTATATGTCCGCGCCCCGCTCAGCCGGAAGCATGACCATGTGCAAATATTGGACAATGCCAAGCACATGTATTATTCCGTCGAGGAGTTTGCAGTGCCGGAGAACGGGGAAATCAGCTTCGAGCTGGATATTCGGGCTCGTACACAGAACACGGTACCGGGCGACCTCTATGACGGCTACGTGTCCTTGAACCTCCTGGATTTCACGACAGGGGCGGCACTGGATTTCTTTGCCGGCAACGATAAGTACGCCAGCGTGTACGCGGTGCTTCCTTTCCCCGGCGTAGAGGTGCCGCCGAGCGATAAGACGCGGTTCTTCTGTGTGTTCAAGGAGGATACCGACTTCAAGGCACGGGAGTTTAATAACTATAAAATCACGTATAACCGGGCCGAGGACGAGGTCACTTTTTACGTGAACGGCAATGAGATCCGGCGGGAAAAGAATGTTCCGGTCAAGTTCAACAAATTTACGATTGCGCTCGGCATCATGACGGAGAAGGACTTAACGCCGGAAGGCAGCGTGTCCGTGCATGGGCAGACCGTGATTGGCGAATACTCGCCGGTGAAAGTGACGATCAAGGAATAG
- a CDS encoding prenyltransferase: MNKWTLFRKASRFQVIPVMLIPVFLGALGAYVWKGEFHPVLFIITLVGAGAAHLFSNMINDLWDFRSGADTAAKNTPEVISTNSGFLAGGMMSEKTFARLTWSLLGLGVLCGIVLSLYSGWPVLVFGGLGGLIAYYYVAPPIQFGYRGKGLSEVAILLSFGVLPIMGSYYVQTGDLSLRSALLSLPIGLLTTLLLFNHHFLHWQADKQAGKNTLVVVWGEKRALRFSKLLLILAFVCLLLCIAMGILPIYALVGILTAIPLYRVYGRLKEHNAPAAYLPLMGASLQASVRCGIVMMAALLLQGILQ; the protein is encoded by the coding sequence ATGAATAAATGGACATTGTTCAGAAAGGCATCCCGGTTTCAGGTCATTCCCGTCATGCTGATTCCGGTTTTTCTTGGAGCGCTGGGCGCTTATGTATGGAAAGGGGAATTTCATCCGGTACTCTTCATCATCACACTGGTCGGCGCGGGAGCGGCGCATCTGTTCTCGAACATGATTAATGATCTGTGGGATTTCCGGAGCGGTGCGGATACGGCGGCGAAAAATACACCGGAGGTGATTTCCACCAATTCCGGATTCCTGGCTGGAGGCATGATGTCCGAGAAGACCTTTGCACGGCTGACCTGGTCTTTGCTGGGACTCGGGGTGCTGTGCGGCATCGTGCTCAGTCTCTACAGCGGCTGGCCGGTACTTGTATTCGGCGGCCTTGGCGGGCTGATCGCTTATTATTATGTGGCGCCTCCGATTCAGTTCGGATACCGCGGCAAAGGATTAAGTGAAGTGGCAATCCTGCTGTCCTTCGGCGTCCTGCCCATTATGGGCTCTTATTATGTGCAGACCGGAGATTTGAGTCTGCGTTCTGCGCTATTGTCACTGCCGATCGGGCTGTTGACTACGCTGCTATTGTTCAATCATCATTTCCTGCACTGGCAGGCGGACAAGCAGGCAGGCAAAAATACGCTGGTCGTCGTGTGGGGCGAGAAGCGGGCGCTGCGTTTTTCCAAACTGCTGCTCATACTGGCTTTTGTTTGTTTATTGCTTTGCATCGCAATGGGCATACTGCCGATATATGCGCTGGTTGGGATATTGACAGCAATTCCGCTCTACCGGGTCTATGGAAGGTTGAAGGAGCACAACGCTCCGGCAGCCTATTTGCCGCTGATGGGGGCTTCTTTGCAGGCTTCCGTGCGGTGCGGCATCGTGATGATGGCGGCGCTTTTGCTGCAAGGGATTTTGCAATAA
- a CDS encoding PadR family transcriptional regulator codes for MTNLILLALLRERPMHGYELQQLIQTSRMDTWTNLLSGSIYYALNKMEQDGLLRTEAEERTGARLRKIYAITEAGEEMFQQMLRQSLTITPHSVKSDFSLGLLWIEHLPPEEALGLLQQNLRQLEETLDLWRVGREIKGQYGLSPFAEASFDNAMALLELDIQYVERIIRLVEQRKAADA; via the coding sequence GTGACTAACCTGATCTTGCTGGCCCTGCTGCGGGAACGGCCTATGCACGGCTACGAGCTCCAGCAGCTCATCCAGACGAGCCGTATGGATACCTGGACGAATCTGCTGTCAGGCTCGATTTACTACGCCCTCAACAAAATGGAACAGGACGGTCTCCTGCGTACGGAAGCGGAGGAACGGACGGGCGCGCGCTTGCGCAAAATATATGCGATTACCGAAGCCGGAGAAGAAATGTTCCAACAGATGCTGCGCCAATCGCTGACCATAACCCCACACTCCGTCAAATCCGATTTCTCCCTTGGCTTGTTATGGATCGAGCATCTGCCGCCGGAGGAGGCCCTGGGCCTGCTGCAGCAAAACTTGCGCCAGCTGGAAGAGACACTCGACCTGTGGCGCGTCGGCAGAGAGATTAAAGGGCAATACGGCCTTTCGCCTTTTGCCGAGGCCTCCTTTGACAACGCCATGGCGCTGCTGGAACTGGATATCCAATACGTGGAGCGCATTATCCGGCTTGTAGAACAAAGAAAGGCAGCAGATGCCTAG
- a CDS encoding ABC transporter ATP-binding protein: MNYLIQADGLTKVYKKRHVIQNISLTIYPGEVIGIIGPNGAGKSTMLDLLLGLRRPDQGTVTYGHPELYRRIGVQLQSTPFFPGYSALENMRLFAAFYGVRLKTDAIMGLLAQCGLEEAARTDALRLSGGQQKRLAIAMTLVHDPSLVFLDEPTAALDPRARREIRELIALLAKSGTSVVFTSHDMEEVYKLATRIVMIDGGILRADGRPEDLLNEYGASGLEELYVQLTEPIRKEEGA; this comes from the coding sequence ATGAACTACTTGATTCAAGCAGATGGACTGACCAAAGTGTATAAGAAAAGACACGTTATCCAAAACATCAGCCTGACCATTTATCCCGGCGAAGTCATCGGGATCATCGGGCCAAACGGAGCGGGCAAGTCGACGATGCTCGATTTGCTGCTCGGGCTGCGCCGCCCAGACCAAGGCACGGTGACATACGGGCATCCTGAGCTGTATCGCCGGATCGGCGTCCAGCTGCAGTCGACTCCGTTCTTCCCCGGCTACAGCGCCCTTGAAAATATGCGCCTGTTCGCCGCCTTCTACGGAGTCAGGCTGAAAACGGACGCCATCATGGGCCTTCTCGCTCAATGCGGCCTTGAGGAAGCTGCCAGAACCGATGCCCTCCGCCTGTCCGGCGGACAGCAGAAAAGGCTTGCTATTGCCATGACCCTTGTCCATGATCCCAGCCTCGTGTTTCTCGATGAGCCGACCGCTGCCCTCGATCCGCGGGCACGCCGAGAAATCAGGGAGCTTATTGCGCTGCTTGCCAAGAGCGGAACATCCGTCGTATTCACCTCGCATGACATGGAGGAAGTATACAAGCTGGCTACGCGAATTGTGATGATCGACGGTGGTATTCTGCGGGCAGATGGCCGCCCGGAGGATTTATTGAATGAATATGGAGCTTCTGGTTTGGAGGAGCTATACGTCCAACTAACAGAACCCATCCGCAAGGAGGAAGGGGCATGA
- a CDS encoding ABC transporter permease → MITVFTTMLRGMLRDMHTLFWTIAFPVLLLLGLGLYFQQPAYSVKLLGGILAMNVLFGATMVTAFNVMSHRNRGAYKLLRATPFSTSAFVAAMTAARTALSLIVSAVIIAAAGLVLDVSLSPLSPLLMLVVLLAGTVCFTAIGFIAANLSRDESNVNMISNLISFPMLFTSEAFYSLQQAPAWIQIFGSLQPFHYFVQAMNLALDPIGSLPEFGISMLILAVFTVICLGAAVLTFRWDNEAPARRNSAATMSGGSPS, encoded by the coding sequence ATGATAACCGTATTTACAACAATGCTGCGGGGAATGCTGCGCGACATGCACACTTTATTCTGGACGATCGCCTTTCCGGTTTTACTGCTGCTCGGCCTGGGCCTGTACTTTCAGCAGCCGGCCTATTCGGTCAAATTGCTCGGCGGCATACTGGCGATGAATGTACTGTTCGGCGCGACGATGGTGACTGCCTTCAACGTTATGTCGCATCGTAATCGCGGCGCATATAAACTGCTGCGCGCTACCCCTTTCTCAACCTCGGCCTTTGTTGCCGCCATGACCGCTGCGAGAACCGCGCTATCCCTGATCGTCAGCGCTGTGATTATCGCTGCTGCAGGGCTGGTTCTCGATGTTAGCCTGAGCCCCTTGAGCCCGCTGCTTATGCTTGTCGTTCTGCTTGCCGGGACCGTCTGTTTCACGGCGATCGGCTTCATCGCAGCCAATCTGTCCAGGGATGAGAGCAACGTCAACATGATCTCGAATCTGATCAGCTTCCCGATGCTCTTCACCAGCGAAGCCTTTTACAGCCTGCAGCAGGCTCCGGCATGGATTCAGATCTTCGGTTCGCTTCAGCCTTTTCACTATTTCGTCCAAGCGATGAATCTAGCCCTTGATCCAATAGGTTCACTGCCGGAATTCGGCATCTCTATGCTGATCCTGGCCGTCTTCACTGTCATCTGCCTCGGAGCTGCCGTTCTGACCTTCCGCTGGGATAACGAAGCGCCGGCACGCCGGAACTCGGCAGCAACAATGTCAGGCGGCAGCCCATCCTAG